One window of Desulfosoma sp. genomic DNA carries:
- a CDS encoding FAD-linked oxidase C-terminal domain-containing protein yields the protein MTATHFLKALEEVVGKDNVFTDEADRAVYAYDAAVLDPVMPAAVVRPSTPEALGRVVGLCNENAVPITVRGAGTNLSGGTIPKAHGVVVLTNALNRILEINVEDLYAVVEPGVITAKFAAAVEARGLFYPPDPGSQAVSTLGGNVAENAGGLRGLKYGVTRDYVMGLEFFDVNGDVVKTGSRTVKCVTGYNLASLLVGSEGTLGVIYKIILKLIPQPQHRKSMMAVFDHVLGASQTVAAIIAEKIVPATLEFLDNFTIRAVESFSRAGLPTEAAALLLIEVDGHPAQVEEDAAKVEAICRKLGAQRLRVAETAQERDKVWEARRAALSALAKLKPTVVLEDATVPRSRIPEMVQAVQEIAAKYHLTIGTFGHAGDGNLHPTILTDRRNSEEWHRVEKAVEEIFDRALALGGTLSGEHGIGLAKAPFMEKETTRATLEYSRRIKRALDPKNILNPGKVIGEA from the coding sequence ATGACGGCGACCCATTTCCTGAAGGCTCTTGAAGAAGTGGTGGGCAAGGACAACGTGTTCACGGACGAAGCCGATCGGGCGGTGTACGCCTATGATGCGGCAGTGTTGGATCCTGTGATGCCGGCTGCGGTGGTGAGGCCCTCAACACCGGAAGCTTTAGGACGCGTTGTTGGACTCTGTAACGAGAATGCTGTTCCCATAACGGTTCGTGGAGCTGGAACCAATCTGAGCGGGGGGACCATTCCCAAAGCCCATGGTGTGGTTGTCTTGACCAATGCCTTGAACCGTATTTTGGAAATCAACGTGGAAGATTTATACGCCGTGGTGGAACCCGGGGTTATTACGGCCAAGTTCGCTGCGGCTGTGGAAGCCCGCGGCCTTTTTTACCCTCCTGATCCTGGAAGCCAGGCGGTGTCCACTTTGGGAGGGAACGTGGCGGAAAATGCCGGCGGGCTGCGGGGCCTAAAATACGGGGTGACGCGAGACTATGTCATGGGCTTGGAATTTTTTGACGTAAACGGCGATGTGGTGAAAACGGGTTCTCGCACCGTCAAATGTGTCACCGGCTATAACCTGGCTTCCCTTCTTGTGGGTTCCGAAGGCACGTTAGGGGTCATCTACAAGATCATTCTTAAGCTCATCCCTCAGCCTCAGCACCGAAAATCCATGATGGCCGTCTTCGATCACGTGCTTGGCGCATCCCAAACAGTGGCAGCCATCATCGCCGAAAAGATTGTTCCGGCAACTCTCGAATTTCTCGACAATTTCACCATTCGCGCCGTAGAATCCTTTTCTCGAGCCGGCCTTCCCACGGAAGCCGCCGCTTTGCTTCTCATAGAAGTGGATGGCCATCCAGCTCAGGTGGAAGAAGACGCCGCCAAGGTGGAAGCCATTTGTCGAAAGCTGGGAGCTCAAAGACTTCGCGTGGCGGAAACGGCTCAGGAACGTGACAAGGTCTGGGAAGCCCGTCGAGCGGCTTTATCGGCTCTGGCCAAGCTCAAACCCACGGTGGTTTTGGAAGACGCCACGGTGCCTCGAAGCCGCATTCCCGAGATGGTGCAGGCCGTGCAGGAGATCGCCGCCAAGTACCATTTAACCATAGGCACCTTTGGGCATGCCGGGGACGGAAACTTGCATCCCACCATTCTCACGGATCGGCGCAACTCCGAAGAATGGCACCGCGTGGAAAAGGCTGTGGAAGAAATTTTTGACCGAGCCTTGGCTCTAGGTGGCACGTTGTCCGGGGAACACGGTATCGGGTTGGCCAAAGCGCCTTTTATGGAAAAGGAAACTACGCGAGCGACGCTGGAGTACTCCCGCCGTATCAAGAGGGCTCTGGATCCCAAAAACATTTTGAATCCCGGCAAGGTGATCGGGGAGGCGTAA